TCCGCCCTCCATGGAAGAGATGAAATCGGCGGCCTGAGCAACCTTCGCTGCATGCCGGATCTCCTCGTCTGTTGCATCTTCTTTACCGTAGCGGATATTCTCCGCAATGGTACCGGTGAAGAGCAGCGCCTTCTGCGGCACGAATCCGATCCGGCCCCGCAGGTCCTCCTGCATCATGTCCCGGATATCCGTTCCATTGACGAGAATCCGGCCCGAGGAAACATCATAGAAGCGAGGGATCAAGCTGATCAGCGTCGATTTACCCGAGCCGGTTCCGCCGATGATCGCCGTGACTTCACCCGGCCCGGCATGGAAGGAAATATCCGAAATGGCAGGCTCCTCCGCACCCGGATAATAGAAGGTTACATCCTGAAATTCAATCGAGCCGTGCTCCACGCCGGCATCGCTCGGCTGTTTCGGATCATGGATCTCCGGCATCATGTTCAACACCTCATTGATCCGAACCGCCGATGCCTGTGCACGCGGAATCATGACAAACATAACGGATAACATGATGAGCGAGAACATGATCATCATCGCGTATTGGAGAAATGCCATAAGGTCGCCGACCTTCATATATTCGCCCTCTATGCGGTGGGCTCCGAACCAGACAATCGCCAGCGTGGCAAAGTTCATAACCAGCATCATGACAGGCATCATCGCCCCCATGATTTTATTGACTTTGATCGAGGTGGCCGTCAGGTCCTCGTTCGCGTCGTTAAAGCGGACGGTTTCATGGTCCATCCGGTTGAAGGAACGGATGACCCGTATTCCGGTCAGATTCTCCCGCAGCACGCGGCTCAGCGTATCAATCTTCACCTGGATCGCTTTGAAGAGCGGAATCCCTTTTTTCGCGATAAGAAAAATAGCCAGTGCCAGAATCGGCAGGACGATCAGAAGCACCGTCGTCAGTCCCGGGTCTCTCGACACGGCCATCACAATGCCCCCGATACACATCATCGGTGCTATCGCCATCATGCGAAGGATCATGATCGTGACCTGCTGTACCTGCGTAATATCGTTCGTTGTACGGGTAATCAAGGATGCCGTACCAATCTTGTCGAATTCCTGCAGCGTGAAATTCTCTACATGGGAAAAGACGCGTCCCCGAACAATCTTCCCGAATCCCGTAGCGGATTTAGATGCCAAATAACTCGCGGCAATAGAGCACACCATGCCCCCTGCTGCTACCAGGAGCATAAAGCCGCCCACACGCCAAATGTAAGGCACATCTCCCTCAACGATGCCATAATCCACAATGTCTGCCATCAAAGTCGGCAGGTACAGATCAGACAGACATTGGAAAAATGTGAACAGCAGGACAAAAATGACCGCGGTCCGGTACGGTTTCATGTAATGAAACAGTTTTAACAAATCCCCCACCCCTACTCGTTGTCTGATGTCGTTTCATTCGTTTTGCGTTTTTGCTCGTGAAAATGATACACCTTCGTTAACAGCTCCGTCAGTTTGACGCTGTCCTCTTCGCCTAGAAAATCCACCAGCTCGTTAAAATTGTTCTTGACGTTCTGATAGGTTTCCTGGACAACGCGGTGCCCTTCCTCGGTAAGCTGTACGCGAACCGCACGTCGATCCTGCACATCCATCACCCGCTCCACCAGACCCTTGCTCTCGAGAGCGTTAATAAATTGGGTGATCGTCGGTGACGTAACATTCATCATGCTGCTGATTTCGGACACTTTCATGCCAGGACCATCAGGCTCGATATGATGTTTGAGTCCCATCAGAACGCGGATCTCGCCGGGCGTATAGCCGGAAATCAAGTGCTGGTCCCATTCCTGCTTGTGGAACATGCGAATGCTGTATAAGAGCCTGCCGGCGACGCTATCTTCTCGGCTGCCACCCTTCATGCACAGCCCTGCTCGCGATTCCTTTTCCTCTTTCCCGTTGTTCTCATGATGTAAATCTGGATGCTTATCCTCTGCCATGGTCCACCTCTTTTCTGCAACCGCTTCAATAAATAGATAGTCTGCCAATTTATTTGGTTACCTAACTATATACCCGAAAGAAGGCCGAAGTCAAATCGACTCCGGACCTCCCGTAACATCCATTATTCGTCATCGTACAGGAGCTGCTGGTACGTACCCTTGCGGTCTCTGTCGCTCTTCCGTGAGGTCTTGCCTGAACTCTTATTCTGACGGCGAGTGCTGACCCTCTCTTTACGGGCGATATGGGCGAGCTCCCGCTCCGTCTTCTTGTAATTCGCGTATCGTTTCGCATCCAGTGTTCCGTCCTGCAGTGCTTCCCGGACCGCACAGCCGGCCTCCGTCTCATGACGGCAATCATGGAACCGGCACTGCTGGGCGAGCGTGGCAATGTCCGCAAAGGTTGCCTCAAACCCTTCTTCCGAATCCCACAGCTGCAGCTCCCGCATGCCCGGCGTATCCACCATAATCGCGCCTCCCGGCAGCACAAAGAGCTCTCGATGCGTCGTCGTGTGCCGTCCCCTTGCGTCCTCCTCACGTATCCCTTGAACCCGCTGCATTTCCTGACCGGACAGCCAGTTCAGCAGCGTCGATTTGCCGGCACCGGAGGTACCCGTAATGGCGATTGTTTTCCCTTGCACCAGATACTCCCCAAGCTGCTCCTTCCCTTGATCCATCAAGGAGCTCACCGCATGAACCGGCACGCCCGGTGCAACAGCCTCTACCTGCGCGACATAATCTTCCGGCGATTCACATAAATCCGCCTTGGTAAGGAGCACGACGGGTGCGGCTCCGCTCTCCCAGACCGCAATCAGATAGCGTTCAATCCGGCGGACATTAAAATCCTTGTTCAGCGCATTAATGATAAACACGGTATCCATGTTTGCGGCAATGATCTGCTCATCCGGGATGCTTCCCGCTTCCCTGCGCGTCACCGCGGACTTTCGGGGGAGCAGCTGATGAATGACGGCACGGGATTCTCCTTGCAGCGGCTCCACCATGACCCAATCGCCAACAGCGGGAAAATCGCTTTTGCTGGTCGCTTCGTATTCGTATTTGCCCGTGACTATCGCGGATTGCTCTCCATCTTGCGTAATAATGCGGTACTGCTTCGAGAATTGGGCTGTGATGCGTGCAGGTACCAGCGCTTTATCCTGCTGCGGGATCTGCCCGGCCATCAAACTCCAATGTTCATTCCATCCATAGGCTTGCAGCATGGTCATGTCTTGTTTAGTCAAATTCGTTATATCCCCTTATCGTTATTGGATTGGTTGTTATCAAACACAAAAAAACCGCAGATTTGTATCCGCGGCTAATCTGAATATATACAAGAAGAAGGCATCAAACCCCGTACGGCCAAGCCGATAAAGGTCATACCAAGCCCTTGCATAGACACAAAAAACCCGCAGGATACCAAGCACGGTCTCCTGCGGGCTCTTTCAGTATGGAGCTAAAGACAAGTATAGCTACATGCCTTATACCCCTATACCATTAGAATTTCCCGTCCAAAGAGACCAACGTCAATGCGACCCATCCACTATGCATCATAACCATTTGACATCAGCCTCCTTCAGCTTAATTAATATATCCGTATTATAGGTGCCCAATTTCCAGGTGTCAACATCTCATGAAAAAATTAGATGCGCCTGTAATGCCTCCACTCCTCCGGCAGCAGCATCCCGTACTGTCGATTCAGAAAGCGGTCATCGACGAGCGTCAGCGTCCCGCTGTCCTGCTCCGATCGGATCAAGCGCCCTCCGGCCTGCAGCACTTTGTTCATGCCGGGGTACACGTAGGCGTAATCGTATCCCCGCTTGCCGGTACGATCAAAATAATCCTTGATGATATCATTCTCGAAAGATAGCTGCGGCAGTCCTACCCCGATGACCACGACGCTCGAAAGCCGTTCTCCCTTCAAATCGATGCCTTCGGAGAAAATACCGCCCATCACGGCAAAGCCGATCAGCGGATCTTCCGCATCCGCCTGGAAGGCATTCAGGAATGCCTCCCGCTCCTCTTCGCTCATCCCATGCCCCTGGAGCAAAGTACGGGCTCCCGGATTCATTCTGGCAAACGCCTCATGAATGTCCTGCATGTAGGGATAAGACGGCAAGAAGATCAAGGTGTTTACCGGCTTTTCCTGAACCAGCGCACTCAGCATCCGGACGATGGCCTCGCTGTTGCGCTCCCGATCCTTGAAGCGCGTCGATAACGGTAAAATTCGAACATCCAATTGCTCGGAAGAGAAGGGAGAGGGAATCGAGAGGCTGTAGTCCTCTTCCTCTGCTCCCAGCATGTCGCGGTAATATCCGAGCGGCATGAGTGTTGCCGAGAAAAATACGCTGGAGCGGTAGTTTTTTCCCGCCTGCTGAAGCAAATAAGAGGGGTCCAGGCAAAACAGCTTGAGAAACACCTCGCTCTGACTCATCTCCGCATACGTGACAAATCGGTCGTCATACAGCTTGGAGATGCGCAGATACCCCTGCACCGCAAAATAGCACTCCAGGAGCGCATCGGCCTCATCCCCGCTCTTGCCGGTCATCAGTTCTGCCTCCGCTTGGAGCGAGAAATCCTCAAGCAGCTCAACCATCATCTCCGGCTGCTGGGACCCGACAATCCGCTCTTCCTCCTCACTGACCTTACGCAGCACTTTAAAGCGGTTATTCACCCGCTTCGCCGCGTTGTAAAGCGCGGGATTGCTCTCTTTGTAAGCCCGTTGCAGCTCCAGAAAAGCCGATTTATTCAGCTCGGCCGAGAACATTCCCCGCGCACGGTCTACCAGATTATGCGCCTCGTCAATGAGCAGCACGCTGCGTTTCTTCACGTCCTCCGGCATCCGCTTAAAGGATACGCGCGGATCAAACACATAGTTGTAATCGCAGATGACGGCATCGGCTGCATACGCGGCATCCAGTGAGAACTCAAACGGGCACACCGTATGCTTCCGGGCGTACTCTTCAATAACGGGTCTCGTGATCAATGTTTCATTCGAGAGCAGGTCCAGTATGGCGCCGTTAATCCGGTCGTAGTAACCCTCCGAGAAGGCGCAGCCCATCTGACTGCAGCCTTCCGCTTCACGGAAACAAATCTTGTCCTTCGCCGTCAGCGTGACCGTGTGCATGCAGAGTCCTTGACGCTCCATACGCGCCATAGCTTCCTCCGCGGTGGTTCGGGTGATCGTCTTGGCCGTCAGATAAAAAATCCGCGACAACAGGCCCTCGCCGATCGCTTTAACCGAAGGAAACAGCGTGGATATGGTTTTCCCTATGCCCGTCGGCGCTTTGGCAAACAATCTTCGTCCTTCCCCGATGCTTTTATAAACGGCCCCGGCGAGCTTTCGCTGTCCCTCGCGGTAAGCGGGGAACGGAAACTTCAATTCGCGGATGCTCAGGTCCCTCCGCTCGCCATGCTCCCGCAGCAGGTTGGCATAAGGCGCATAAGCCGCCACGACCTCCAAGACAAAGGATTCCAGCTGATCCAAGCTCCATTCCTGTACAAACTGCTTCCGCTCTCCGCTCGGGACCTGGAAGTAGGTTAATCTCACCGCCATCTTCGGAATCTCATGCTGCTTGGCGTACATATAGGCGTACATTTGGGCCTGTGCCCAATGAACGGGGTACGTGTGCTCCGTAATCACGCCCAAATCGCCGGAAGTCGACTTGATCTCGTCAATCACGATCCGCTCTTCCTCATGAATCAGACCGTCGCAGCGACCTTCCACGACAAACAGAAGATCCTCGTAAGGAATCTCGACTTCAAGCTGAACTTCCTTCTGATCATTCTCACCATAGTCGCGCTGCACCTGTTGATGCGCCCGGGTTCCCTCGGTCAGGGATGTCGCCGTGCGAAAACCCGAGGTAATGCTGCCGCTGCGAAAGACGTATTCCACCAGCGGCCTGACGGATATTTGGATAGTATGAGGCATGATGGTCTCCTTCGTTCATGTTCTATGAAGGGTATTATACCAAACATTCGTTCCTGAAAGCGAAGCATCCGAATTCATTCGAAACAAAAAAACGTGCAGAAGGCATCCTGACAGGATGGCGTTCTGCACGCTGTATGCAACATATGCTTACGGGGCTTTCTTCTGCATCTGATCCAAACTCTTGAACTCGTACCCCCGATTCCTGGCTTCGTCAATGATCCGCCCAAGCGCCTCGGTGTTGTCCTTGGAGATCGAGTGCAGCAGGATCACGGCGCCCGGGTGGAGCTGCGCGGTTACCTTATCATAAGCATACTGCGCACCGCGCTGGGACTTCACGTCCCAATCCATATACGCGAGCGACCAGAAGACATTGGTGTAACCCAGCTGCTTGCTGGTCGCCAGCGACCGCTCATCGAAAATACCCCGCGGCGTACGCAAATATTTCATATCCGGCTGACCTGTTATGCGAATAACCTCCTTCTTCACCCGTTCCAACTCCTCGGTCAGCTTCTCTGCCGAGATCGTGGTCACATCCGGATGATTCCAGGAATGGTTGCCGATAATATGGCCTTCCGCCGTCATCCGCTTCAGCAGATCTTCCTGCGTCTTCACGTAGTGTCCGGTCACGAAAAAGGTGGCAGGCACCTTCTTCTCTTTGAGCGTATCCAGGATACGGGAAGTATATCCGTTCTCATATCCGTTATCAAACGTAAGATAGAGCTCCTTCTGCTCAGCATCGCCCATGAAGATCGCATCGTATTTTTTCAGGAGCTCCTTAAAACCCTCCTCGTTGATGGAGGGCAGCTGGCCATTGACGCTTTTTTTGAACCCAAAATGAAACGGACCGCTTCCGCCCGCCAAAGCCGCTCCGGCGATGGACAGCATCACCGCCAAGCTCATAAGAAGCATAAGGGCCGGACGAAGGATACCACGTTGCTTCATATCCGTTCTCTCTCCTTCATTGGTGTGATATGGATCGACTCCCCTGATGAAATACCTACCAAGGGTAGCATCACCTAATATCCCACAAATCGGAGCAAACTATGTGTTAACCAACCAGGACTACAATACCGTGATCCAGCGGCATCTCACGTGATCTTGATCAATCGGCCCTTCTGATGACTCTGCAATGCATACTCGATCATGCGAATAACATTGCGGGCTTCTTCAGGCTGGACGGGTAACGGGCCATCCTTCTGAATCGCTTCGGCTAGTCCCTGATAAAAGGCCTGGTAGCGGCCGGGCAGCGTCTCAATCTCGCCCTGAACCGCAAGCCCGCTCAGCTCGGTAGCAAGCTCCCCGTACTGGTCCGGCTGGTCTTCACCCCAGCCCGCATCCCCCGGGTGCATCCCCTGCTTCAGCTGTCCTTCCTGAGGGTCTGTTCCATACTTCAGGAAGCTTCCTTTATCTCCGTGCAGCTCGAATTTCGGGCCGGCTTGCCGGACCAGCGAACCGGAATGCAGAATAACGCGAAACGTTTTGTAACCCAGCACCAGATGAAAATAATCATGGGTTTTGGACCCTTTGCGCTCCTTTCTCAAATCCGCCCACAGCGTCTCTGGCAGACCGAACAGGAACAGCGCCTGATCAAGCAGATGCGAACCTAAATCGTACAGAATGCCGGACCCGGGATTTCCCTGTTCCCTCCACCGCTCCGATTGCACCTCCGGACGGTAGCGGCTGAACTGTGCCTGATAAATGGAAAGCTTGCCGAGCGCCCCCGTCTCCAGCAGATTGCGGACGGTCAGAAAGTCATTGTCCCAGCGGCGGTTGTGATATACCGTCAGCAGGACTCCCTTCTGCTTGGCAAGATCAATCAGCTGATCCGCTTCGGCGGATGTTACGGTAAACGGCTTCTCGACGACCACGTGCTTACCAGCCTCGATGGCTAACCGGGTATATTCGTAATGCGTTGCATTCGGACTCGTAATGATGACAACATCAATATCCGGATTAGACAAAAGCTCATCCACGCTATCGACAACTGCCGTATCAGGCAAATCCTTATGAACCTTGTCCGGATCTGATGACACAACCGTGTGGACTTCGTAATCCGGCACGCTTCTCAGGATAGGTGCATGAAACACCGACCCGGACAGGCCGTAGCCGATGATTCCCGCTTGTATTGCCATAAAGCAAGCCTCCTCTTCCCATGGTTCTATGTTGATTCGATATGTATCGTTTTGATTCCTTGCAACATCTTAACATTCCGCAAATATTTTACAACCTCAAATGGTAAAGCCGCCTGCACATTAATCACTGTGCAGGCGGCTTTCTTTATTGCCATAGCAAATCATAACCTGGAGACCGCTCTCGGCCTAGCGAATTTTAGTAAGGATCCGCCTCATGGCCCATGCGGTTTGCATCCTCTACTGCCTGCTCCCGTACGTTCTCGTTCGAGCCCTTTCTAGCCTGCTCGAGTCCTTCCCGCACGCGGCGTCCATAATCCTCATCCGCATTCGTGAAATATTCCACCATCTTGTCTTGAATCCGAATATCGCATTGGATAAGCGCACCCACCAGGTTGCTAATCAATTCGTTTCGCTCCCAATCCTCAAAGGCTCTGTACGTATCCCCGGCCTGCTTGAAGTCCAGCGTGCGATCCAGCTTCTGCCGGACGAGGTTGGCATTATAATGGGGTTGATGAGGCTTCGCTGTCTGCGCGGCTTCCACCAGACCGTCGGTCATGGACGGCTCGTAATCCACATGCGGGCTTTGCCCTGGTGCCTTATCCACGTAATAAGACATCTGCCCGCCGCGCTGATTGGTAGCGACCCGCTTCTTCGGCGCATTGATCGGCAGCTGCAGATAGTTGGTGCCCACCCGATGCCGCTGGGTATCCGAGTAAGAAAATGTGCGACCTTGGAGCATCTTGTCGTCCGAGAAATCGAGACCATCCACCAACACGCCCGTGCCGAAGGCCGCTTGCTCCACTTCGTTATAGTAGTTCTCCGGATTGCGGTTCAGCACCATTTTGCCTACCTTCAGGAACGGGAATTGATCTTCCGGCCACAGCTTGGTTGCATCAAGCGGATCGAATTCCAGCTCCGGATGCTCATCATCGCTCATAATCTGAACGCATAGCTCCCATTCCGGATAATCCCCGCGTTCAATGGCCTCATATAAATCCTGTGTCGCATGGCTGTCATTCATGGCTTGGATCTTGTTTGCTTCTTCCTGCGTAAGGTTCTTAATGCCTTGCTTAAGCGGCTCCCAGTGATATTTGATCAGCACACTGTTGCCCTCTGCATTGACCCATTTGTATGTATTCACACCAGAGCCCTGCATTTGGCGGTAGTTAGCCGGAATGCCCCATGGGGAGAAGACAAACGTGATCATATGCGTCGCTTCCGGGGAACGGGATACAAAGTCGAACATGCCGACTGGACCCGGAACGTTGGATACTGGATCCGGTTTGAACGCATGGACCATATCCGGAAATTTGAGCGGATCACGGATAAAAAATATTTTCAGGTTGTTGCCGACCAGATCCCAGTTGCCTTCTTCGGTGTAAAATTTCACAGCAAACCCGCGCGGATCCCGAAGCGTTTCCGGTGAGCCGGCGCCGTGGATAACGGTGGAGAACCGGACAAACACCGGTGTGCGCTTGCCTTCAACCTGAAACAGCTTGGCCCGGGTATATTTCGAAACAGGCTCATCGCCCACTTTCCCGTAAGCTTCAAAGTAACCGTGAGCTCCAGCCCCCCTTGCATGCACAACGCGCTCCGGAATACGTTCACGGTCAAAATGCGTGATTTTCTCCAGATAATGATAATTCTCCAGGGTCATCGGACCCCGATTCCCTACCGTTCTCACATTCTGATTATCCGAAATAGGATGTCCCTGGCGGTTCGTC
This Paenibacillus sp. JZ16 DNA region includes the following protein-coding sequences:
- a CDS encoding ABC transporter ATP-binding protein, giving the protein MLKLFHYMKPYRTAVIFVLLFTFFQCLSDLYLPTLMADIVDYGIVEGDVPYIWRVGGFMLLVAAGGMVCSIAASYLASKSATGFGKIVRGRVFSHVENFTLQEFDKIGTASLITRTTNDITQVQQVTIMILRMMAIAPMMCIGGIVMAVSRDPGLTTVLLIVLPILALAIFLIAKKGIPLFKAIQVKIDTLSRVLRENLTGIRVIRSFNRMDHETVRFNDANEDLTATSIKVNKIMGAMMPVMMLVMNFATLAIVWFGAHRIEGEYMKVGDLMAFLQYAMMIMFSLIMLSVMFVMIPRAQASAVRINEVLNMMPEIHDPKQPSDAGVEHGSIEFQDVTFYYPGAEEPAISDISFHAGPGEVTAIIGGTGSGKSTLISLIPRFYDVSSGRILVNGTDIRDMMQEDLRGRIGFVPQKALLFTGTIAENIRYGKEDATDEEIRHAAKVAQAADFISSMEGGYDAEISQGGSNVSGGQKQRLSIARALVRRPEIYVFDDSFSALDFKTDANLRAALREETTEATVLIVAQRVSTVMDADRIIVLDEGRIAGIGTHEELMASSDVYREIVTSQLSEEEIA
- a CDS encoding MarR family winged helix-turn-helix transcriptional regulator, yielding MAEDKHPDLHHENNGKEEKESRAGLCMKGGSREDSVAGRLLYSIRMFHKQEWDQHLISGYTPGEIRVLMGLKHHIEPDGPGMKVSEISSMMNVTSPTITQFINALESKGLVERVMDVQDRRAVRVQLTEEGHRVVQETYQNVKNNFNELVDFLGEEDSVKLTELLTKVYHFHEQKRKTNETTSDNE
- the rsgA gene encoding ribosome small subunit-dependent GTPase A, yielding MTKQDMTMLQAYGWNEHWSLMAGQIPQQDKALVPARITAQFSKQYRIITQDGEQSAIVTGKYEYEATSKSDFPAVGDWVMVEPLQGESRAVIHQLLPRKSAVTRREAGSIPDEQIIAANMDTVFIINALNKDFNVRRIERYLIAVWESGAAPVVLLTKADLCESPEDYVAQVEAVAPGVPVHAVSSLMDQGKEQLGEYLVQGKTIAITGTSGAGKSTLLNWLSGQEMQRVQGIREEDARGRHTTTHRELFVLPGGAIMVDTPGMRELQLWDSEEGFEATFADIATLAQQCRFHDCRHETEAGCAVREALQDGTLDAKRYANYKKTERELAHIARKERVSTRRQNKSSGKTSRKSDRDRKGTYQQLLYDDE
- a CDS encoding ATP-dependent DNA helicase; the protein is MPHTIQISVRPLVEYVFRSGSITSGFRTATSLTEGTRAHQQVQRDYGENDQKEVQLEVEIPYEDLLFVVEGRCDGLIHEEERIVIDEIKSTSGDLGVITEHTYPVHWAQAQMYAYMYAKQHEIPKMAVRLTYFQVPSGERKQFVQEWSLDQLESFVLEVVAAYAPYANLLREHGERRDLSIRELKFPFPAYREGQRKLAGAVYKSIGEGRRLFAKAPTGIGKTISTLFPSVKAIGEGLLSRIFYLTAKTITRTTAEEAMARMERQGLCMHTVTLTAKDKICFREAEGCSQMGCAFSEGYYDRINGAILDLLSNETLITRPVIEEYARKHTVCPFEFSLDAAYAADAVICDYNYVFDPRVSFKRMPEDVKKRSVLLIDEAHNLVDRARGMFSAELNKSAFLELQRAYKESNPALYNAAKRVNNRFKVLRKVSEEEERIVGSQQPEMMVELLEDFSLQAEAELMTGKSGDEADALLECYFAVQGYLRISKLYDDRFVTYAEMSQSEVFLKLFCLDPSYLLQQAGKNYRSSVFFSATLMPLGYYRDMLGAEEEDYSLSIPSPFSSEQLDVRILPLSTRFKDRERNSEAIVRMLSALVQEKPVNTLIFLPSYPYMQDIHEAFARMNPGARTLLQGHGMSEEEREAFLNAFQADAEDPLIGFAVMGGIFSEGIDLKGERLSSVVVIGVGLPQLSFENDIIKDYFDRTGKRGYDYAYVYPGMNKVLQAGGRLIRSEQDSGTLTLVDDRFLNRQYGMLLPEEWRHYRRI
- the pdaA gene encoding delta-lactam-biosynthetic de-N-acetylase → MKQRGILRPALMLLMSLAVMLSIAGAALAGGSGPFHFGFKKSVNGQLPSINEEGFKELLKKYDAIFMGDAEQKELYLTFDNGYENGYTSRILDTLKEKKVPATFFVTGHYVKTQEDLLKRMTAEGHIIGNHSWNHPDVTTISAEKLTEELERVKKEVIRITGQPDMKYLRTPRGIFDERSLATSKQLGYTNVFWSLAYMDWDVKSQRGAQYAYDKVTAQLHPGAVILLHSISKDNTEALGRIIDEARNRGYEFKSLDQMQKKAP
- a CDS encoding oxidoreductase — protein: MAIQAGIIGYGLSGSVFHAPILRSVPDYEVHTVVSSDPDKVHKDLPDTAVVDSVDELLSNPDIDVVIITSPNATHYEYTRLAIEAGKHVVVEKPFTVTSAEADQLIDLAKQKGVLLTVYHNRRWDNDFLTVRNLLETGALGKLSIYQAQFSRYRPEVQSERWREQGNPGSGILYDLGSHLLDQALFLFGLPETLWADLRKERKGSKTHDYFHLVLGYKTFRVILHSGSLVRQAGPKFELHGDKGSFLKYGTDPQEGQLKQGMHPGDAGWGEDQPDQYGELATELSGLAVQGEIETLPGRYQAFYQGLAEAIQKDGPLPVQPEEARNVIRMIEYALQSHQKGRLIKIT
- a CDS encoding catalase, which gives rise to MSGQDHDANNGINQERAGYAENRGETEREDTLTNRQGHPISDNQNVRTVGNRGPMTLENYHYLEKITHFDRERIPERVVHARGAGAHGYFEAYGKVGDEPVSKYTRAKLFQVEGKRTPVFVRFSTVIHGAGSPETLRDPRGFAVKFYTEEGNWDLVGNNLKIFFIRDPLKFPDMVHAFKPDPVSNVPGPVGMFDFVSRSPEATHMITFVFSPWGIPANYRQMQGSGVNTYKWVNAEGNSVLIKYHWEPLKQGIKNLTQEEANKIQAMNDSHATQDLYEAIERGDYPEWELCVQIMSDDEHPELEFDPLDATKLWPEDQFPFLKVGKMVLNRNPENYYNEVEQAAFGTGVLVDGLDFSDDKMLQGRTFSYSDTQRHRVGTNYLQLPINAPKKRVATNQRGGQMSYYVDKAPGQSPHVDYEPSMTDGLVEAAQTAKPHQPHYNANLVRQKLDRTLDFKQAGDTYRAFEDWERNELISNLVGALIQCDIRIQDKMVEYFTNADEDYGRRVREGLEQARKGSNENVREQAVEDANRMGHEADPY